From Microplitis mediator isolate UGA2020A chromosome 11, iyMicMedi2.1, whole genome shotgun sequence, one genomic window encodes:
- the LOC130677899 gene encoding ER membrane protein complex subunit 3 — protein sequence MAELLLDPNIRGWVFLPIVVITFLVGIVRHYVSILLASQKKVEIHQVQDSQVMIRSRLLRENGHYIPKSAFLIRRHFFNNEETGYFKTQKRAPVSQNPMTDPSMMTDMLKGNVTNVLPMVLIGGWINWMFSGFVTTKVPFPLTLRFKPMLQRGIELVTLDAAWVSSASWYFLNVFGLRSIYTLVLGENNAADSSKVLQDQVSGAAMSMPPDPKAAFKSEWEALEICEHNWALNGLDMELTGSQTKGDTTDNIYHQSRNH from the exons ATGGCTGAGTTGCTGCTGGATCCGAATATTCGTGGATGGGTTTTTTTGCCAATTGTTGTGATAACATTTCTCGTTGGCATAGTAAGACATTATGTGTCTATTTTACTTGCATCacagaaaaaagttgaaattcaTCAGGTTCAAGATAG tcaagTTATGATCAGATCAAGATTATTACGTGAGAACGGTCACTACATTCCAAAGTCTGCATTTTTAATTCGTaggcatttttttaataatgaagaAACTGGATATTTTAAAACACAAAAACGCGCACCAGTGTCACAAAACCCGATGACTGACCCAAGTATGATGACTGACATGTTGAAGGGTAACGTTACGAATGTACTGCCTATGGTACTTATTGGTGGTTGGATCAACTGGATGTTCTCTGGATTTGTTACCA caaAAGTGCCATTCCCATTGACGTTAAGATTCAAACCGATGCTCCAACGAGGAATAGAACTCGTCACTCTAGATGCTGCCTGGGTGTCATCAGCCTCCTGGTATTTCCTCAACGTCTTTGGGCTCCGTTCAATCTACACTTTGGTGCTGGGAGAAAATAACGCAGCGGACTCGTCAAAAGTCTTGCAAGATCAAGTCTCAGGAGCCGCGATGTCGATGCCACCGGATCCAAAAGCGGCATTCAAGTCTGAGTGGGAAGCCCTAGAAATTTGCGAGCACAATTGGGCGTTGAATGGCCTCGACATGGAGCTGACTGGCAGCCAGACCAAAGGAGACACCACCGATAACATTTACCACCAAAGTAGAAATCATTGA